Proteins from a genomic interval of Geodermatophilus obscurus DSM 43160:
- the paaZ gene encoding phenylacetic acid degradation bifunctional protein PaaZ, producing the protein MTAPLLQSYVAGRWYTAPDEGTPIADAVTGETVVRISSTGLDVPAMLDHARTVGGPALRELTFHQRAGLLKQLGLRLMAGKDEFYALSRRTGATDRDSAVDVDGGFGTVLSYASKGRRELPDDTVVLNGAVEPLGRGGTFVGQHLYTPLRGVAVQINAFNFPVWGFLEKLAPAFLAGVPTIVKPASQTAYLTEAVVRTIVESGLLPEGSLQLLAGSATGLLDGLAGQDLVFFTGSAATARKLRSHPAVVANSVRFNAEADSLNCSVLGPDAGPDTPEFDLFVEQLVTEMTVKAGQKCTAIRRAFVPRTLVDDVVEATRDRLAEVVVGAPGAEGVRMGALASRGQREEVLRSLKALRGVAELVAGDPEHFEVVGADRDRGAFLPPMLLRCDDLTAAEPHDVEAFGPVSTVLPYDDVAQAVELAARGQGSLVGSVVTHDRQFAREFVLGAAHAHGRILVLDRDDAAENTGHGSPLPVLVHGGPGRAGGGEELGGIRGVLHHMQRTAVQASPDQLTAIGGRWVAGAERNDDGVHPFRKSLAELRVGDSVTAGPRTVTLEDIEHFAEFTGDTFYAHMDEEAARANPLFGGRVAHGYLLVSFAAGLFVDPAPGPVLANYGVDDLRFLTPVKPGEELTVTLTAKQISSRGGADHGEVRWDAVLVNGEGKPVATYDVLTMVAKTWPPAAGTPS; encoded by the coding sequence ATGACCGCACCCCTGCTCCAGAGCTACGTCGCCGGTCGCTGGTACACCGCACCCGACGAGGGCACGCCGATCGCCGACGCCGTCACCGGGGAGACCGTCGTCCGGATCAGCAGCACCGGCCTCGACGTCCCCGCCATGCTCGACCACGCCCGCACCGTCGGCGGACCGGCGCTGCGCGAGCTGACCTTCCACCAGCGGGCCGGCCTGCTCAAGCAGCTGGGCCTGAGGCTGATGGCCGGCAAGGACGAGTTCTACGCGCTCTCCCGCCGCACCGGCGCCACCGACCGCGACAGCGCGGTGGACGTCGACGGCGGTTTCGGGACCGTGCTCTCCTACGCCAGCAAGGGTCGCCGCGAGCTGCCCGACGACACCGTCGTCCTCAACGGCGCCGTCGAGCCCCTGGGCAGGGGCGGCACCTTCGTCGGCCAGCACCTGTACACGCCGCTGCGCGGGGTCGCCGTGCAGATCAACGCGTTCAACTTCCCGGTCTGGGGGTTCCTGGAGAAGCTGGCGCCCGCGTTCCTCGCCGGCGTGCCGACGATCGTCAAGCCGGCCAGCCAGACCGCCTACCTCACCGAGGCCGTCGTCCGGACGATCGTCGAGTCCGGCCTGCTGCCCGAGGGCTCGCTGCAGCTGCTGGCGGGCAGCGCGACCGGCCTGCTCGACGGGCTGGCCGGTCAGGACCTGGTCTTCTTCACCGGCTCGGCCGCCACGGCGCGCAAGCTGCGCAGTCATCCCGCGGTCGTGGCCAACTCGGTCCGCTTCAACGCCGAGGCGGACTCGCTCAACTGCTCCGTGCTCGGCCCGGACGCCGGCCCGGACACCCCCGAGTTCGACCTCTTCGTCGAGCAGCTCGTCACCGAGATGACGGTCAAGGCCGGCCAGAAGTGCACCGCCATCCGCCGGGCGTTCGTCCCGCGCACCCTGGTGGACGACGTCGTCGAGGCGACCCGGGACCGGCTGGCGGAGGTCGTCGTCGGTGCGCCGGGCGCCGAAGGCGTCCGGATGGGTGCCCTGGCCAGCCGGGGCCAGCGCGAGGAGGTGCTGCGCTCGCTGAAGGCGCTGCGCGGTGTCGCCGAGCTGGTGGCCGGCGACCCCGAGCACTTCGAGGTGGTGGGTGCCGACCGGGACCGCGGCGCGTTCCTGCCGCCGATGCTGCTGCGCTGCGACGACCTGACCGCCGCGGAGCCGCACGACGTCGAGGCGTTCGGGCCGGTCAGCACGGTCCTGCCCTACGACGACGTGGCGCAGGCTGTCGAACTGGCCGCGCGGGGCCAGGGCAGCCTGGTCGGCTCGGTGGTGACCCACGACCGGCAGTTCGCCCGGGAGTTCGTGCTCGGCGCCGCCCACGCGCACGGCCGGATCCTGGTGCTGGACCGGGACGACGCGGCGGAGAACACCGGGCACGGCTCGCCGCTGCCGGTGCTGGTGCACGGTGGCCCGGGCCGCGCGGGCGGGGGCGAGGAGCTCGGTGGGATCCGTGGTGTGCTGCACCACATGCAGCGGACCGCCGTGCAGGCCTCACCCGACCAGCTCACCGCCATCGGCGGACGCTGGGTCGCCGGGGCCGAGCGCAACGACGACGGCGTGCACCCGTTCCGCAAGTCGCTGGCCGAGCTGCGCGTCGGTGACTCGGTCACCGCCGGGCCGCGGACGGTCACGCTCGAGGACATCGAGCACTTCGCCGAGTTCACCGGCGACACCTTCTACGCCCACATGGACGAGGAGGCCGCCCGCGCCAACCCGCTCTTCGGTGGCCGGGTGGCGCACGGCTACCTGCTCGTCTCGTTCGCTGCCGGCCTGTTCGTCGACCCGGCCCCGGGACCGGTGCTGGCCAACTACGGCGTGGACGACCTGCGCTTCCTCACTCCGGTGAAGCCGGGGGAGGAGCTGACGGTCACCCTCACCGCCAAGCAGATCAGCTCGCGCGGCGGCGCCGACCACGGCGAGGTCCGCTGGGACGCCGTCCTGGTCAACGGCGAGGGCAAGCCGGTGGCCACCTACGACGTCCTGACCATGGTGGCCAAGACCTGGCCGCCCGCGGCGGGGACCCCGTCCTGA
- a CDS encoding cytochrome P450 — protein MDSAPLVDPATYETGPPFELLRRLRADTPVAWVDEPALHGQPAGPGFWLVLRHADVGRVLRDAATFSSWLGATQVRDAADLDWVRRMMLNMDPPDHSRLRRLLTRSFTPRAVAALTEAIQATAARLVDRMVAGAREGRSDFAKDVAADLPLLTLADVLGVPAEDRWLMFDWSNRVIGWQDPDYATSAAFDGTGGTAMAREVLALRPVPDADGRMPDPRTRAGMPDLYAYARLLAEEKRRAPGNDVMSILLAQVDEGGGRVSDAEFENTFWLFAVAGNETLRNGLPGGLIALLQHPEQLAVLRTHPSLLPGAVDEMLRWWTPVMVFRRTATRDVELAGVRIGAGDKVVVSFTSANRDESVFADPDRFDVRRSPNPHLSFGHGPHFCLGGQLARAQMRALFGELLRRTGRLELDGSPALLRSTFQRGVKRLPIRWLCAG, from the coding sequence GTGGACAGCGCACCCCTCGTCGACCCGGCGACCTACGAGACCGGCCCGCCGTTCGAGCTGCTGCGCCGGCTGCGGGCGGACACGCCGGTCGCGTGGGTCGACGAGCCCGCCCTGCACGGTCAGCCGGCCGGGCCGGGGTTCTGGCTCGTCCTGCGGCACGCCGACGTCGGGCGGGTGCTGCGCGACGCGGCGACGTTCTCCTCGTGGCTCGGCGCGACCCAGGTCCGCGACGCCGCCGATCTCGACTGGGTGCGCCGGATGATGCTGAACATGGACCCGCCGGACCACAGCCGGCTGCGGCGGCTGCTGACCCGCTCCTTCACGCCCCGGGCCGTCGCAGCGCTGACCGAGGCGATCCAGGCGACGGCGGCACGACTGGTCGACCGGATGGTCGCCGGCGCGCGCGAGGGCCGGTCCGACTTCGCGAAGGACGTCGCTGCCGACCTGCCGCTGCTCACCCTCGCCGACGTGCTCGGCGTGCCGGCAGAGGACCGCTGGCTGATGTTCGACTGGTCGAACCGGGTGATCGGCTGGCAGGACCCCGACTACGCCACGTCGGCCGCCTTCGACGGCACCGGTGGAACGGCGATGGCACGGGAGGTGCTGGCGCTGCGGCCGGTCCCCGACGCCGACGGGCGCATGCCCGATCCGCGGACCCGGGCCGGCATGCCCGACCTCTACGCCTACGCCCGGCTGCTGGCCGAGGAGAAGCGGCGGGCGCCCGGGAACGACGTGATGTCGATCCTGCTGGCGCAGGTCGACGAGGGCGGCGGCCGCGTCAGCGACGCCGAGTTCGAGAACACGTTCTGGCTGTTCGCCGTCGCCGGGAACGAGACCCTGCGCAACGGCCTTCCCGGCGGCCTCATCGCCCTGCTGCAGCACCCCGAGCAGCTGGCCGTGCTGCGCACCCACCCGTCCCTGCTGCCCGGCGCGGTCGACGAGATGCTGCGCTGGTGGACGCCGGTCATGGTCTTCCGCCGCACCGCGACCCGCGACGTCGAGCTCGCCGGCGTCCGGATCGGGGCCGGGGACAAGGTCGTCGTGTCTTTCACGTCCGCCAACCGCGACGAGTCCGTGTTCGCCGATCCCGACCGCTTCGACGTCCGCCGATCCCCCAATCCGCACCTGTCCTTCGGGCACGGGCCGCACTTCTGCCTCGGCGGTCAGCTGGCCCGGGCGCAGATGCGCGCGCTCTTCGGCGAGCTGCTGCGTCGCACCGGGCGCCTCGAGCTCGACGGGTCGCCGGCGCTGCTGCGGTCGACCTTCCAGCGCGGGGTCAAGCGGCTGCCGATCCGCTGGCTCTGCGCCGGTTGA
- a CDS encoding 3-hydroxyacyl-CoA dehydrogenase family protein: MSVAVPARVGVIGGGRMGAGIAQAFLTAGARVEVVEAGGEAAEAARGRVADGLEETARRGKLDGDVGTVLERLTLLDSVADLDVGTGLVVEAVPERADLKIEVLGAAEAAVSPDAVLATNTSSLSVTELASALEHPARFLGLHFFNPVPASKLVEVVVAPETDPQLVGTAGGWVRALGKTDVVVKDSPGFASSRLGVLLGLEAIRMLEEGVADAEAIDTAMELGYRHPMGPLRSTDLVGLDVRLAIAEYLHRTLGERFAPPQLLRDKVAAGELGRKTGRGFHTYD, translated from the coding sequence GTGAGCGTCGCCGTCCCGGCCCGGGTGGGCGTCATCGGAGGCGGCCGCATGGGCGCCGGCATCGCGCAGGCCTTCCTGACCGCCGGTGCCCGGGTCGAGGTCGTGGAGGCCGGCGGAGAGGCCGCCGAGGCCGCCCGCGGACGTGTTGCCGACGGCCTGGAGGAGACTGCCCGCCGCGGCAAGCTGGACGGGGACGTCGGGACCGTCCTCGAGCGGCTCACGCTGCTGGACTCCGTTGCCGACCTCGACGTGGGCACCGGCCTGGTGGTCGAGGCCGTCCCCGAGCGGGCCGACCTAAAGATCGAGGTCCTGGGGGCCGCGGAAGCAGCCGTCTCTCCTGACGCCGTGCTGGCCACCAACACCAGCTCCCTGTCCGTCACCGAGCTGGCCTCCGCGCTGGAGCACCCGGCCAGGTTCCTCGGCCTGCACTTCTTCAACCCGGTGCCGGCGTCGAAGCTCGTGGAGGTGGTCGTCGCGCCGGAGACGGACCCGCAACTGGTCGGCACCGCCGGCGGATGGGTGCGTGCCCTGGGCAAGACCGACGTCGTGGTGAAGGACTCCCCCGGCTTCGCCTCCTCCCGGCTCGGCGTGCTGCTCGGTCTGGAGGCCATCCGGATGCTCGAGGAGGGCGTCGCGGACGCCGAGGCCATCGACACCGCCATGGAGCTGGGCTACCGCCACCCGATGGGCCCGCTGCGCTCCACCGACCTGGTGGGGCTGGACGTCCGGCTGGCGATCGCCGAGTACCTGCACCGGACCCTCGGTGAGCGGTTCGCCCCGCCGCAGCTGCTCCGCGACAAGGTCGCCGCCGGCGAGCTCGGCCGCAAGACCGGTCGCGGCTTCCACACCTACGACTGA
- a CDS encoding MFS transporter yields MTSEERKVLAGTLAGTTIEWYDFFIYAQAASLVLAPLFLSPVSEDSPGLATVLSLATIGISFLFRPLGAIVAGRFGDRLGRKRMLVFTLLLMGSATALIGLLPTYEQIGLAAPAALILLRVLQGFSAGGEWGGAALMSVEHAPVERRGLFGAYPQVGVPVGMILATGVLWLLSTTTTPEQFQSWGWRIPFLLSVVLILIGYLIRRAVEESPVFKEMRLRKKESSAPLRDLFRRNTKQVVLSALIFIANNAAGYLLIAFFIAYASTTLGLPRPSVLLATTLASFGWLIFTMYGGALSDRIGRVRTFQIGYALVFVWMIPMFLLIDTGNIWLYGVALFLLTVGLGLSYGPMSAMYAEMFPVAVRYSGVSIGYALGAILGGAFAPMIAELLLQSTGWSGSVGVYIMVLCVISFAAVTAAGETKGRNLRVAEAHEEYLRQHPDEAGALDARRP; encoded by the coding sequence ATGACCTCGGAGGAGCGGAAGGTCCTCGCGGGCACCCTCGCCGGCACGACCATCGAGTGGTACGACTTCTTCATCTACGCCCAGGCCGCGAGCCTGGTCCTGGCCCCGCTCTTCCTCTCCCCGGTGAGCGAGGACTCCCCCGGACTGGCCACGGTGCTCTCGCTGGCGACCATCGGCATCAGCTTCCTGTTCCGCCCGCTGGGGGCCATCGTGGCCGGGCGCTTCGGTGACCGGCTCGGCCGCAAGCGGATGCTGGTCTTCACGCTGCTGCTGATGGGCTCGGCCACCGCACTCATTGGCCTGTTGCCGACGTACGAGCAGATCGGCCTGGCCGCGCCGGCCGCCCTGATCCTGCTGCGGGTGCTGCAGGGCTTCTCCGCAGGTGGCGAGTGGGGCGGCGCGGCGCTGATGTCGGTCGAGCACGCCCCAGTGGAGCGGCGCGGCCTGTTCGGCGCCTACCCGCAGGTCGGCGTGCCGGTCGGCATGATCCTGGCGACGGGCGTGCTGTGGCTGCTGTCCACGACCACCACGCCCGAGCAGTTCCAGTCCTGGGGCTGGCGCATCCCCTTCCTGCTCTCCGTGGTGCTCATCCTCATCGGTTACCTGATCCGCCGCGCCGTGGAGGAGAGCCCGGTCTTCAAGGAGATGCGGCTGCGGAAGAAGGAGTCCTCCGCGCCGCTGCGCGACCTCTTCCGGCGCAACACCAAGCAGGTCGTCCTCAGCGCACTGATCTTCATCGCCAACAACGCCGCCGGGTACCTGCTGATCGCCTTCTTCATCGCCTACGCCAGCACCACCCTCGGGCTGCCGCGACCGTCGGTCCTGCTGGCCACGACCCTGGCGTCCTTCGGCTGGCTGATCTTCACGATGTACGGCGGCGCCCTGTCCGACCGGATCGGCCGGGTGCGCACGTTCCAGATCGGCTACGCCCTGGTCTTCGTCTGGATGATCCCGATGTTCCTGCTCATCGACACGGGGAACATCTGGCTCTACGGGGTGGCACTGTTCCTGCTGACCGTGGGGCTCGGGCTCTCGTACGGCCCGATGTCGGCGATGTACGCGGAGATGTTCCCCGTCGCGGTCCGCTACTCCGGCGTCTCGATCGGCTACGCGCTGGGCGCGATCCTCGGTGGCGCCTTCGCGCCGATGATCGCCGAGCTGCTCCTGCAGTCCACCGGGTGGTCGGGATCGGTCGGTGTCTACATCATGGTGCTCTGCGTCATCTCCTTCGCCGCGGTGACCGCCGCCGGGGAGACCAAGGGCAGGAACCTGCGGGTGGCCGAGGCCCACGAGGAGTACCTGCGCCAGCACCCGGACGAGGCCGGGGCGCTCGACGCCCGGAGGCCGTGA
- a CDS encoding IclR family transcriptional regulator: MVEGNGGGTPQSQTLDRGLRVLEHLAAVGRPQPIAEIGQTLGLHRSITYRLLRTLEDHQLVERDPAGHYRLGLGLLGLARGVRTDLQSAALPRLDALVAELRMTAFLVVRAGDEAVTVSSVEPHDSPAHVVYRPGIRHPVDRGAPGLALLMPEAAAPGDREALEVARRVGWASSHGEVIPGVRSIAAPVLGPDGGTRAALAVVFVDEGADTEQIGRAVVRSAQQVGAALR; the protein is encoded by the coding sequence ATGGTGGAGGGCAACGGCGGGGGCACGCCCCAGTCGCAGACGCTGGACCGCGGCCTGAGGGTCCTCGAGCACCTGGCCGCCGTGGGTCGACCCCAGCCCATCGCCGAGATCGGCCAGACACTGGGTCTGCACCGGTCGATCACCTACCGCCTGCTGCGCACCCTCGAGGACCACCAGCTGGTCGAGCGGGACCCCGCCGGTCACTACCGGCTCGGGCTGGGACTGCTCGGCCTGGCCCGGGGCGTGCGGACCGATCTCCAGTCGGCCGCGCTCCCCCGGCTCGACGCCCTGGTCGCGGAGCTGCGCATGACGGCGTTCCTGGTCGTCCGCGCCGGCGACGAGGCGGTGACCGTCTCCAGCGTGGAGCCGCACGACTCACCGGCGCACGTCGTGTACCGGCCGGGTATCCGGCACCCGGTCGACCGAGGCGCGCCCGGCCTCGCCCTCCTCATGCCCGAGGCCGCCGCCCCCGGTGACCGCGAGGCCCTCGAGGTGGCCCGCCGGGTCGGCTGGGCCAGCTCGCACGGCGAGGTGATCCCCGGCGTCCGGTCGATCGCCGCACCCGTGCTCGGTCCCGACGGAGGCACCCGCGCCGCACTGGCGGTTGTCTTCGTCGACGAGGGCGCCGACACCGAGCAGATCGGCCGGGCCGTCGTCCGGTCAGCGCAGCAGGTCGGCGCCGCGCTGCGCTGA
- a CDS encoding aldehyde dehydrogenase family protein has product MTTPVSSTSETPTYDSLLAGITDPGGREVLDPATGEVVGRVADRSADDLDRAVAAARAAQPAWAARSDADRVGLLLRAADAVEAAAEPLAELLSREQGKPLNGPNARFEVGACAAWLRATAATELPGGTVVDDEDTHAELHYRPVGVVGAIGPWNWPMMITVWQVAPALRMGNTVVVKPSEYTPLSVLALVHVLTSVLPADVLTAVAGGREVGARLSSHPGVDKLVFTGSTATGQAIIRSSADTVKRLTLELGGNDAGIVLPDVDPRAIAQDLFWGAFINTGQTCAALKRLYVHTDVYDEVCAALVEVAQAMPMGRGLDEQNVLGPLQNRAQYEIVARLVDAARDAGAKILVGGDPDPDAAGHFYPTTIVADVEDANPLVAEEQFGPALPVVRYDDLDQAVAMANGLDVGLGASVWSSDRDAARAVAARLEAGTVWINSHGGVHPMIPFGGVKKSGYGLEFGVEGLKAVAVPQVING; this is encoded by the coding sequence GTGACCACCCCCGTGTCCTCCACGTCGGAGACCCCGACGTACGACAGCCTGCTGGCGGGCATCACCGACCCCGGTGGCCGTGAGGTGCTCGACCCGGCGACGGGCGAGGTCGTGGGCCGGGTCGCCGACCGCTCCGCCGACGACCTGGACCGTGCCGTCGCCGCCGCCCGTGCCGCGCAGCCGGCCTGGGCCGCCCGCTCCGACGCCGACCGCGTCGGCCTGCTGCTGCGCGCAGCGGACGCCGTCGAGGCGGCGGCCGAGCCCCTCGCCGAGCTGCTGTCGCGTGAGCAGGGCAAGCCGCTCAACGGCCCCAACGCCCGCTTCGAGGTCGGCGCCTGCGCCGCCTGGCTGCGCGCCACCGCCGCCACCGAGCTCCCCGGCGGCACCGTGGTCGACGACGAGGACACCCACGCCGAACTGCACTACCGGCCGGTCGGCGTCGTCGGCGCGATCGGGCCGTGGAACTGGCCGATGATGATCACCGTCTGGCAGGTCGCCCCCGCCCTGCGGATGGGCAACACCGTGGTGGTCAAGCCCTCGGAGTACACCCCGCTGAGCGTCCTGGCGCTGGTGCACGTCCTCACCAGCGTGCTGCCCGCCGACGTGCTCACCGCGGTGGCCGGCGGCCGCGAGGTGGGCGCGCGGCTGTCGAGCCACCCCGGCGTCGACAAGCTGGTGTTCACCGGGTCCACCGCCACCGGGCAGGCCATCATCCGCAGCTCGGCGGACACCGTGAAGCGGCTGACCCTGGAGCTCGGCGGCAACGACGCCGGCATCGTCCTGCCCGACGTCGATCCGCGCGCGATCGCCCAGGACCTGTTCTGGGGTGCCTTCATCAACACCGGCCAGACCTGCGCCGCGCTCAAGCGCCTCTACGTGCACACCGACGTCTACGACGAGGTGTGTGCGGCGCTGGTCGAGGTCGCGCAGGCCATGCCGATGGGCCGCGGCCTGGACGAGCAGAACGTCCTCGGCCCGCTGCAGAACCGCGCCCAGTACGAGATTGTCGCACGGCTGGTCGACGCCGCCCGTGACGCGGGCGCGAAGATCCTGGTCGGCGGGGACCCCGACCCCGATGCGGCCGGGCACTTCTACCCGACCACGATCGTGGCCGACGTCGAGGACGCCAACCCCCTGGTGGCCGAGGAGCAGTTCGGTCCCGCGCTGCCGGTCGTGCGCTACGACGACCTCGACCAGGCCGTCGCCATGGCCAACGGCCTGGACGTCGGCCTGGGCGCATCGGTCTGGAGCAGCGACCGCGACGCCGCCCGCGCGGTGGCCGCCCGGCTGGAGGCCGGCACCGTCTGGATCAACTCCCACGGCGGCGTGCACCCCATGATCCCGTTCGGCGGGGTCAAGAAGTCCGGATACGGGCTGGAGTTCGGCGTCGAGGGCCTGAAGGCGGTGGCCGTGCCCCAGGTGATCAACGGCTGA
- the fahA gene encoding fumarylacetoacetase, with amino-acid sequence MTWLDLPAGTGFGLDNLPYGVFSTTGTAPRTGVAIGDSVLDLAAATGDDVHATGSLNAFMARGPQAWADLRAQLTEWFTGGAHRSTVEPHLVPRSEVTLHLPVEVADYVDFYSSRHHAENLGRMFRPDSAPLTQNWKHLPIGYHGRAGTVQVSGTPVVRPSGQRKAPTDDAPTFGPSQRLDIEAEVGFVVGTPSELGRPVPLAAFDEHVFGVCLVNDWSARDLQSWEYVPLGPFLGKSFLTSISPWVVPLAALQAARVAPPARDVPLLPYLDDSDAEPWGLDIAIEVRLNGQLVSCPPFDLMYWTPAQQLAHMTANGASLRTGDLFASGTVSGPAEDQRGSFIELSWGGTEPLTLADGSTRTFLTDGDTVTLTATAPGASGGRIALGEVTGRVEPAP; translated from the coding sequence ATGACGTGGCTCGACCTGCCCGCCGGCACCGGCTTCGGGCTGGACAACCTGCCCTACGGCGTCTTCTCCACCACCGGCACCGCGCCGCGCACCGGCGTCGCCATCGGCGACTCCGTCCTCGACCTGGCCGCGGCCACCGGCGACGACGTGCACGCCACCGGCTCGCTCAACGCCTTCATGGCCCGCGGGCCGCAGGCCTGGGCGGACCTGCGCGCGCAGCTCACCGAGTGGTTCACCGGCGGAGCTCACCGCAGCACCGTCGAACCGCACCTGGTGCCGCGGTCGGAGGTGACGCTGCACCTGCCCGTGGAGGTCGCCGACTACGTCGACTTCTACAGCTCCCGACACCACGCGGAGAACCTGGGGCGGATGTTCCGGCCGGACTCGGCACCGCTGACGCAGAACTGGAAGCACCTGCCGATCGGCTACCACGGCCGCGCGGGCACGGTGCAGGTCTCCGGGACGCCGGTGGTCCGGCCGAGCGGTCAGCGCAAGGCGCCGACCGACGACGCTCCCACCTTCGGCCCCTCCCAGCGGCTGGACATCGAGGCCGAGGTCGGCTTCGTCGTCGGCACCCCCTCAGAGCTCGGCCGCCCGGTTCCGCTGGCCGCCTTCGACGAGCACGTGTTCGGCGTCTGCCTGGTCAACGACTGGTCGGCCCGGGACCTGCAGTCCTGGGAGTACGTGCCGCTGGGCCCCTTCCTCGGCAAGTCCTTCCTCACCTCGATCTCGCCGTGGGTGGTGCCACTGGCCGCGCTGCAGGCCGCCCGGGTCGCCCCGCCGGCCCGCGACGTGCCGCTGCTGCCCTACCTCGACGACAGCGACGCCGAGCCGTGGGGCCTCGACATCGCCATCGAGGTCCGCCTCAACGGCCAGCTGGTGTCCTGCCCGCCGTTCGACCTCATGTACTGGACCCCGGCCCAGCAGCTCGCCCACATGACCGCCAACGGCGCGTCCCTGCGCACCGGCGACCTGTTCGCCTCCGGCACCGTCTCCGGCCCGGCCGAGGACCAGCGCGGCTCGTTCATCGAGCTCTCCTGGGGCGGCACGGAGCCGCTCACCCTCGCCGACGGCAGCACCCGCACCTTCCTCACCGACGGCGACACCGTCACCCTCACCGCCACCGCACCTGGGGCGTCGGGCGGACGCATCGCGCTCGGCGAGGTGACCGGCCGCGTCGAGCCGGCGCCATGA
- a CDS encoding homogentisate 1,2-dioxygenase, whose amino-acid sequence MAFYRQVGEVPPKRHTQFRRPDGGLYSEELVGEEGFSSDSALLYHRGVPSAIVDARPWELPDQSLTPNAPLVPRHLKLHDLFPGEEHKAVDAVTGRRLVLGNGDVRISYAVSSLPSPYYRNATGDECVYVERGTATVETTFGALTVGRGDYVVIPRTTTHRWIPTGSEPLRTYAIEANSHIAPPKRYLSRYGQFLEHAPYCERDLRAPAEPLLVEGTDVEVYVKHRGNGPGGLAGTVHVLPEHPFDVVGWDGHLYPYAFNIADYEPITGRVHQPPPVHQVFEGHNFVICNFVPRKVDYHPLAVPVPYYHSNVDSDEIMFYVDGDYEARKGSGIGKGSISVHPGGHSHGPQPGAVERSLGVEYFDELAVMVDTFRPLDLGEAGVAVDDGKYAWTWSGRGPSA is encoded by the coding sequence ATGGCGTTCTACCGGCAGGTGGGCGAGGTCCCACCCAAGCGGCACACCCAGTTCCGTCGTCCCGACGGCGGCCTGTACTCCGAGGAGCTGGTCGGTGAGGAGGGCTTCTCCTCGGACTCCGCTCTGCTCTACCACCGTGGCGTGCCGTCGGCGATCGTCGACGCCCGGCCGTGGGAGCTGCCCGACCAGAGCCTGACGCCGAACGCGCCGCTGGTGCCCCGGCACCTGAAGCTGCACGACCTGTTCCCCGGCGAGGAGCACAAGGCCGTCGACGCGGTGACCGGCCGCCGGCTGGTGCTCGGCAACGGCGACGTGCGCATCTCCTACGCGGTCTCGTCGTTGCCGAGCCCGTACTACCGCAACGCCACCGGCGACGAGTGCGTCTACGTCGAGCGCGGCACCGCCACGGTGGAGACGACGTTCGGCGCGCTGACCGTCGGCCGGGGCGACTACGTGGTCATCCCGCGGACCACCACGCACCGCTGGATCCCGACCGGGTCCGAGCCGCTGCGCACCTACGCGATCGAGGCCAACAGCCACATCGCCCCGCCCAAGCGCTACCTGTCGAGGTACGGGCAGTTCCTCGAGCACGCGCCGTACTGCGAGCGGGATCTCCGTGCCCCCGCCGAGCCGCTGCTGGTCGAGGGCACCGACGTCGAGGTCTACGTCAAGCACCGCGGCAACGGCCCCGGCGGGCTGGCCGGCACGGTGCACGTGCTCCCGGAGCACCCGTTCGACGTGGTCGGCTGGGACGGGCACCTCTACCCCTACGCGTTCAACATCGCCGACTACGAGCCGATCACCGGCCGGGTGCACCAGCCCCCGCCGGTCCACCAGGTCTTCGAGGGTCACAACTTCGTGATCTGCAACTTCGTGCCGCGGAAGGTCGACTACCACCCACTGGCCGTCCCGGTGCCCTATTACCACTCCAACGTCGATTCCGACGAGATCATGTTCTACGTCGACGGCGACTACGAGGCCCGCAAGGGGTCGGGCATCGGCAAGGGCTCGATCTCGGTGCACCCCGGCGGGCACTCCCACGGCCCGCAGCCCGGCGCGGTGGAGCGCTCCCTGGGCGTGGAGTACTTCGACGAGCTCGCCGTCATGGTCGACACCTTCCGCCCGCTGGACCTGGGCGAGGCCGGCGTCGCCGTCGACGACGGGAAGTACGCCTGGACCTGGTCCGGACGAGGCCCGTCGGCGTGA